In Pyrus communis chromosome 11, drPyrComm1.1, whole genome shotgun sequence, the sequence GCTAGACAATATAAACAAACAATTTATGACTTTCAACCACCACGAGATGCTTCAATGGTTTGGGAACGAATTTTATGCCCGTATTCACACAATATGTTTTGAGTTCGATTCCTGACTTGCACGATTGTGTCCTAAAAGAAACTACACTGTCCCTGTGAGTTTTCGCGACTGTCGAGACAGTGAACTGCAGCGAAAGTTATCAATTGATCgcttttaaaaatgaaaagaaagaaaaaggaagtcaTGACTTTCTAGGCTGCTTCTTGTGCTCTTCGACGAAAGTTCAATTATTCCAAGTTCAACTCCTTGGCACTTGTGTGTCAACTTCATGGAAAATTCTCGGCACTTTCACACATAGAATCACTTAAATACTCACAAACCCACCAAATCAAACCTCACTCGACCAAAAACTTGCACAGAATTGCAAAAATGTTGCCAACCAATGCTCACCAAAACCCCACACAAGTCCCAGACACCACTCAAACACCAGACTTCGGCGACAGCTTTGCTTACTTCAACCTCACAGCCTGCTACCTCACCACAATGTACCGGGCGTACATGGCCGGCGACTACCCGGCCCTCGCTTTCGTCGCGTTTGTCTACGTGGCCTACTGGGGTTTGGACAAGTGTCTGCAAGTGTCCAACCGGTTGCCACGTGGGAAGAAGTCGGTGAAGAAGGAGGCGTTGAGGTTAACCTATTGCGGGTTGACAAGTGGCATTCTGTTTGGGTTTGCTTGTCAGTTTAGGACGTTCATGCCCTTGGCTGCGGTGGTGCTCATGTATTTTGTTGCCATTGCCACCAGTTTGCTGCTCTTCTTTGTCTACTACATCGAACATAACCAAAACCGATGTCATGAAAAGATTAACAacaatttggataatgtttaaTTCTTTTCTTAATACCAAAATACATGAGTAATAAGTAATTTGCTTATGTATTACTAGCTTGAGTACTACTAATATCATATTCTCGAGTGATTGTACTTCTACAATTcaattgaaataaattaattgaaatgaTCAGTCCTCGTGTGACTACTACCATTTGAGCTAATATCtaatcatgttttttttctttttttgctcAAATAAAACTTCAATTAAGAAATTGAGAGAATTGCAAAATAATATCAGTTACAAATGGTGGTTAATCATAGTActttttttctcctttcaaAAGGAGGACAACTGATGGTAAGCTACGATTATCTATCTCTTTCGGATACGGAGAGGCCACAGTTAATCATGGTACCAGACACGATTCGATTTGGATTGGTTTTACAATTAATTCATTTGTTAAGTGGCTCAGTTAATTTGGTTCATGTGGCCAAAACGAGAGAGAAATAACCAAACTGAGTCACTATTAACGGGATTAGTTCATATAATTTAGCAATTTAGGACTAAGCCCaattatattttagcatcatttttattaaaaaagaaaaactaatgaaaatagcttgaaaacttttgagttttaataataaggacaaaataaaaggtaaaataaatagtaccatgattgactttttaatgtaaaaatgtggtttttcgttaaattgaacATTGCCGtggacttttcattaaaactccctattAAAAATCCCAATGCTTCATTAAAAACTACTTTGAAATTACTTTAGTATTacaatattcttctttacttgtaagtaagaggtattcggttcgattctcgtcaaaagcgaatttgagGGGAGTTCGGCTAAATCACACAATGGGTAACCTACGGGGAGGGGGAGTTCGGTTAAATCACACAATGGgtaatctaatttggtatcgaattttccatcacgagattcgaactaagacctctcacttttaaatgaagaagaatactaccaAATCATAGCCTAAGGGGAGGCGGAGTTCGGTTAAATCACACAATGGGTAatctaatttgatatcaaatttgcTATCCACtatattcgaacctaagacctctcacttttaaatgaagaagaatactaccaAACCGTAGCCTAAGGGGAGGCGGAGTTCGGTTAAATCACACAATGAGTAATCTAATTTGATATCCActagattcgaacctaagacctttcatttttaaataaagaGGAATATTACTGAACCGTAGAAAATACAAAAACGAATGGAGAAGTGGGGTATCGATCCCCATACCTCTCGCATGCTAAGCGAGCGCTCTACCATCTGAGCTACATCCCCATGCTGGAAATTGTTTCCTGTAACGTTAATTTTAAGGAGAATTTGGCGACTGGCGAGTTTGTTGAAGAAGTTGTTTTCTCTTCGTCACTTCCACCACGCGAGTCCCCGCAGAGAGTGACCAGAGGTGTTCGAAAATGTTGAGACGATTTCTGCTACAAGCTTCCGCCGCTTGCCGCCGTCTTCCGAACTCCCACTTTCCTCCGCCGTATTCAGCTCCCTTAATTCCCAACCGTTCAGTTTCTTCAAcatcttattcttcttcttcccaaacCCCACAAAGTCCTTTCGTCGAACAGTTGGATGACAACCCTGACCAAATCACCACTCAACCCACCACCTCCATCGCCGTCGACCGCTCCGGCTTGTACAACGCACCCGGTACCAGCACCAATCTATAATTTTCATTCACTAATTGgtttttctcattaatttcataatatttgtaattaatttttgtgGCAGAGCATTCCCATGAACCCACTTCGGACTCCGAGCTCGTCAAGCACCTCAAAGGAATCATCAaggtttgttttttcttctattttctccatttttttgaTATGGGTTACCTGTAAATGTTGCAATTTGAGTGGCAATGTGGTTGTGAATGTGGGGTTTTGGTTAGTTCCGCGGCGGCCCAATCTCGGTTGCTGAGTATATGGAGGAGGTTCTGACAAATCCGAAAGCCGGATTCTACATGAATCGAGATGTGTTCGGAGCTGGAGGTGATTTCATCACCTCCCCAGAAGTGAGCCAGATGTTTGGGGAGGTAAATTTATTGTTGTTGGATTGTTGATTACTCTGTTAATTTATCTTCTTGTTCGAATTTGATTGTTGAAGAGaaaatgttttgttgttttctctGCTTGTTTGAATttagatggttggtgtttgggcAATGTCTCTGTGGGAGCAAATGGGACAGCCGGATAGGGTGAACCTAGTTGAGCTAGGTCCAGGAAGAGGAACTCTCATGGCCGATCTTCTTCGAGTATGAACCGGTTTTGCTCATTGAACTTCTTTATTGTTAAATACAGTAACTGTAGCTACTTTCTATGTTGTGTAGGGTGCGTCAAAACTTAAGAACTTCACTGAATCATTGCACGTGCACATGGTAGAGTGCAGTCCTACGTTGCAGAAACTTCAGCATCAGAAGCTGGAATGTGTAGACGAAGAGGTTTCGGATGGCAAAAGGACTGTAAGTGCGTTGGCTAAAACTCCTGTATCATGGCATGCCACATTGGAAGATGTTCCAACAGGATGTATGTAGTTGTGTTCTTATTTATATTACAAGCAAGATGAgcttatttttgtgtgtttatattggaaatgaatgaatggatgaCGGCTAACTTCTGTTTGTGCAACGACTGACTAGCTTTCTTGATTATCATGCCAGTGCCATCTATCTTAATCGCCCACGAGTTTTATGACGCTTTACCAGTTCATCAATTTCAGGTTTGTGTGGTTCATTTCTGACCTACCTCTCGATTTGCTCATTCGATGATTATTCTTCTATTTTGTTTAGGCAATTCTTAATCTTTTTTACTTACTGCAGAAAGCTGCTCGTGGCTGGTCTGAGAAAATGATTGATGTTGCAGAAGATTCAACGTAAGGATGTAAACTAGAATTGTCTCTTTTGCAGGTGCTTCCAAAAGAATTGTGCTATTTGATACTCATAAATATTGTTTAGGTTTCGTTTTGTTCTGTCTTCACAGCCTACACCAGCAACTCTTTATCTCGCAAAACGCTGCAAATGGGCTGGAAATGAAGAAATAGCAAAGCTTCAACATATTGAGGTTTGCCCCAAAGCAATGGAGTTGACTCAAACTATTGCCGAAAGAGTTGCTTCTGACGGAGGTGGAGCTCTTATAATTGATTATGGCCTCAATGGAGTAGTTTCAGATAGTCTGCAGGTCCGTTGCTTTTCCATGTCTAATTTTGGTCGTCTTTTTGGTGTTCGTGTATACTGTTGGTTGTTGTTCTAACTTCTGCGATACGTAATTTCTTGCAGGCAATTCGGAAACATAAATTTGTCAACATTCTGGATGATCCGGGCTCTGCTGATCTCAGTGCATATGTTGATTTTGCTTCCATCAGGCACTCTGCCGAGGAAATTTCAGGTACACCGTCTCATTAGTCTTTCTTTAAGTATTATATTTCCATGGATTGGAGTCATGAAAAGGTTGAGGATATGTTTCTTCTAAACTTAATATTTCTGCAGGAGAGGTTTCTGTCCATGGCCCGATTACTCAGTCTCAGTTCCTTGGTTCTCTTGGCATAAATTTTCGGGCGGAAGCATTAACACAGAACTGTACAGAAGAACAATTTGAGTCTTTGAGGAACGGATATTGGCAACTGGTCGGCGAAGGAGAGGCCCCCTTTTGGGAGGGGCCTGATGAGAAGGTGCCCATCGGAATGGGCACCCGGTATTTGGCAATGGCCATTGTGAACAAGAAACAAGGTGTTCCTGTTCCATTTTAGTGGAACCTAAGAAAGAAAGATGTAGCATTTGGATGAGGTTTATTGCGCGTGCATTGGTTGAGGTTCTTTCATatttttggtttacaaattaaattgcattttgtaatgttctaaataaagttttatagaaAGCGACTTccgcacacttttttttttcttttgcatttatttatgacgaa encodes:
- the LOC137708489 gene encoding uncharacterized protein, with the translated sequence MLRRFLLQASAACRRLPNSHFPPPYSAPLIPNRSVSSTSYSSSSQTPQSPFVEQLDDNPDQITTQPTTSIAVDRSGLYNAPEHSHEPTSDSELVKHLKGIIKFRGGPISVAEYMEEVLTNPKAGFYMNRDVFGAGGDFITSPEVSQMFGEMVGVWAMSLWEQMGQPDRVNLVELGPGRGTLMADLLRGASKLKNFTESLHVHMVECSPTLQKLQHQKLECVDEEVSDGKRTVSALAKTPVSWHATLEDVPTGLPSILIAHEFYDALPVHQFQKAARGWSEKMIDVAEDSTFRFVLSSQPTPATLYLAKRCKWAGNEEIAKLQHIEVCPKAMELTQTIAERVASDGGGALIIDYGLNGVVSDSLQAIRKHKFVNILDDPGSADLSAYVDFASIRHSAEEISGEVSVHGPITQSQFLGSLGINFRAEALTQNCTEEQFESLRNGYWQLVGEGEAPFWEGPDEKVPIGMGTRYLAMAIVNKKQGVPVPF